One Canis lupus baileyi chromosome 1, mCanLup2.hap1, whole genome shotgun sequence genomic window, GAGGTGGTGAGATTCTGGGTGTATGTATGTTgaaagtaaaacacaaaacttGCAGATGGTTCAGTGTTGGAGTgtgagaaggagagggataacaccaagattttttttccaaatcagctGTACTGGGAGATAAGGAGTTCAATTTGGAACATTAAGTTTGCAGTGCCTGGTGGACATCACAGTGACTATATGGACAGGGCAATAGGATATAGAAGTCTGCATTTGGGAGGAGAgacccaggggcgcctgggtggctcagtcagttaagcatctgccttcagctcaggtcatgatctcagggtctaggATCCcacccagcatcaggctccctgctcagtggggagcctgcttctccctctccctctgcctgctgctccccccttgtgcgcgctctctctctctctctctgtgtcaaataagtaaataaaatcttaaaaagagagagactcaaCCTAAATATATAATTTGGAATTCTCTGGCTATAGATGGTGTTTCACACTGTTGATTGGATGAAATAAAGAGAACAAGTGTAGGTGGAAAGAGAAGAGGTCACAGACTAAATCCAGGGTTGTCTAACCTGTGAGGAGCTAGGAAAAGACCAGAGAAAAGCAGCCAATAAGGTGGGAGGAAAACCCAGAGAGGACACTGACCTCAGAGGGGCTCAGAGAAGTGTTTGAGATGTAAGGGCCCACCAGCTGCATCCGTCCTCCAGACCTGTCGGTGGACAGTCCGGACCTATGTCATCTGTGATGCTGTCAAGAGCTGTTTGGTGGAGTGGTGGGGTCAGGGAGGAGAAGAAGACAGCAAGTCAGACTTGTCTTTGAGAGCTTTGCTGGAAGAGGATCAGATAAATGGGGCAGGAGTTGAAGATGGATGTGGATCCAAAGAATATAGAATTCCTTGAATTGCTCCCGAAAATTGCTGGGGCCATGTCCCTGAGAAGATGAGAGGAGGATCTCCTAGGTTCATGGGGGCCACAGGCAGCTCAtccagaaaagaatgaagagcaaCGTGTGGATCTCGTCCTGTGTGGTTAAGTTCCCCTCTGAGGGCAGATTCTCCTGGAGCCAAGAGAATCCCTCAGCTCTGGTGCAGCTCCTTCTCCCCAACCCAGGAAACATGCCCTGACCCTGGGGAccttcccaggccctcctggagACTTTGCTCTTCTGCTAAAATCATATGCCTGGAGTTTCTTAGACTTCAGAAACACTGAGGAGGGTTAACGCCTTCCACGTTCTAAAACTCCCAAACTCTGGGACCCCTGGCAGACCCTGGAAAGTACGTCCCACCCGCCTTTGGCCTCCAAATCTCTGATGGGGTTGTTAAAAAGGCAGGGTCCCAGAATCCACCGCACACCTGCTAAGGCTGGCCCCTCTCCATCTGTAACCGCTGCAGAGATTCTGTTTGCAGTGTTTCGAAGCTGTGCTCAAGCGCTGTTTTTCCCACTGCAGACTGTGGGCCCAGCTGCACGTCAGAATGACCCGTGGGAGCTCTTATGCTCCCAGTGCCCATGCCCCACCCGGCAGCTGAATTAGgatctctgggggagggggctggacgTCTTTTCAAGTGCCCCGGTGATTCTGAGCGTGCAGCCAGGGTTCAGGACCACTGCTGCGGTTGGCAGTACTTTTTAACTGGAATAGAGTAGGGGCGCTTGACGGACTCTGTCCAAGGAGCGTCCGACTCTCGATcccagggctgtgagtttgagccccatgtaaaaataaaatcaaaaaagtaaataagttgggacgcctgggtggctcagcagttgagcatctgctttcagctcagggtgtgaccctggagtcctgggatcgagtcccacatcgggctccctgcatggagcctgcttctccctctgcctgtgtctctgctcccccctccccccgcccctgtgtgtctcatgaataaataaataaaatctttaataaataataaataaataaaaagtaaataaaattaaatgaactagAGTAGAGTAGAAAGCATTAGAGTGTCAGAGCAGTGATGGTAAGAGGCGTTTTATGAGGCCTTTGTTGCGTGTCCACACATGGAGATTTGCATGAACTTGGGGTGGTgccagaaaatacattttttaattgagagttATGGCAAGAAAAGCTTCAACAGCCACTGGTGTAGTTCAgtctcttcattttgcagatggtaaaactgaggccaagagaagTGAGTACAATCAGCCAAGGTTACAGAGCTAGCAAGAAGCAGGCAGGACCAGAAGTCAGGGGTTTTGGGGgctttctttgtttggttttggattttttgaagatttatttgacagcaagagagagcgtgcatgcttgcacaagcagggggagtaggagaaggagaagatcagcccacttggggctcgatcccaggatcatgacctgagccaaaggcagatgctcaaccgactgagccaccaggcactcccTGAAGCCAGGCTTTTGCTTCTCAGGTCTTACCTCCGCGGACCCCATTCGTGCCCACTCAGGACCACTCCTGGGTATTTCTCACTCTCGGGGGTCCCGATGACTGCAGAGTTTGGGGACGTGAGCCCGAGGGAAGAGAGCTAGGTTGGAGGAAGCTTTGTGAGGAGTTGAGACCAACTGCAGTAAGGAGGAGGAAGGTTAGCCCTCGGGAAGAACTTCCCGTTGAAGTTAAGAATAGCTAAAGTCAGTGGTGCGCTGGGCCATAGCTGCAGTGTTTGACGTGGATGACCTCGTTTAATCCTCACGACGCTACAAGGTTAGGTGCTGCCATCATCCCCATGTCCCAGATGAAGAAGCGTAGGCAGAGACGTGAGTGAAGCCAGTGCTCAAAGAACCACTACCAGCAAAAGGTGGGCCAGACCCGGGGCTGGCGCAGGGAAGGCCAGCCGCCAGCTCACTGCCCTGGtgcccccaccctgacccctgcagccccaggaaGGCAAGGTGTGCATGAGACCTGCCCTGCTCTCTCCCCAGGGGACACGTCAGTCCTGGCGGGCGTGTACGGGCCAGCCGAGGTGAAAGTCAGCAAAGAGATCTTCAACAAGGCCACCCTGGAGGTGATCCTGAGGCCGAAGATCGGGCTGCCTGGTAATGGGCGGCAGGAGCTCCACCTTCTTCCCCTCCGCCGTCCCCACCCTCAGCTCTTTGCGCCTTTCCCCGGCTCTTGGCCTCCTGTCTGTCCCCCACCTCCTAGTCTGTCCTCCCTACTCCTCTTTCCTGGCTCCATCTCCCCTTCTTTCCACTAACCTGTTTTTCCACCCGTTTACTCTCCCCCTTACGCTGAGGCTGGGTTCAGCAGCCAGCTGAGAAGTGGGCAGCGGCAGGGGACAGAGGAACTCAGGGTTTTCCTCCCCCAAGAGGCTCCCTTGCTGGAtgctggagggggcaggggtggggcggggtgggtcCGGTCAggccctgcctccttcccactGGGGGTCCTCTGTCATCCGTGCAGGGTCCTGCACCAGCCCTGGTGGAGATGGCAGGCCCTCTCCAGAGGGCTTGGGTGGGGCGTGTGGAGGAAGGTGAGccagatggaaggaagggaagaggctgacaaccccaccccgccctgccccacccctgatTTTCCCCAGGCGTCGCGGAGAAGAGCCGGGAGCGACTGATCAGGAACACGTGTGAAGCAGTGGTATTGGGAACGCTGCACCCCCGCACCTCCATCACTGTGGTGCTGCAGGTCGTCAGTGATGCTGGCTCTGTATCCTTCTCCCCCCAggccgcctcctccaggaagtcctccaGAATCTCCGTGGTGGCCTCCCTTGCTCTGTTAGCCAGGAGGCCTCCGAACACTTGACAGGCACCCTCTTATTGAAGAATAGCAAACCCACTTGAGTGCTCACCACGCGTCGGGCACTGGTCTGAGTGCCTTATACATGTTAACTCACTTCATCCTCACGGCACGACAGTTCGGTGCCACTATAATCCCCCATGGCCCaaatggggaaactaaggcacaggaaGGTCAGCTTCTGTCTAATAATGCAGAGCGAGGATTTGAGCCCAAGCCATGTGCTCCCAGAGCCCGAGGCCCCGGACAGATGGGAGTTCCTATGTTCCCATGTTtgaggtgaggaaacaggccccGAGAGGGGAAGTCCcttacccagggtcacacagctggaaggCGGCAGGGGCAGAACTCAAGCCCAGGCCTGACTGCCTACAAAACCTGTGCCATTGACCTTCTCTGACCTTGAGCGGGGAGTCCTGAGCGGGCAGAGGAGTTGGGTCAGCAGCTCGACTGTAGATCCCTGTGGTTCAGTGAGAGGTTGGGACTGAGGGCCAGAAATGGGCATTTCTAGAGGGGCTTGCAGCTGCGTGGCCCAGCTTTGAGCAGGCCCCATTTCCCAGAGCAGGAAACTGAAGGCCAGAGGGGAGGTAACAGGGACAGTGGCAGAGATGGGACCGACTGACCCTAAACCTAAAGCTCGACTCGTGGCCACCGTGACGGGGCTGGGCGCAGAGactagaggaaactgaggcagggctgGCTGTTAGGCTCCAGCCTCGGCTCTCCTGCGCATGCCACAGCCACACCTCACCCCTAAAGATGACTGCTCCTCCTTCTGTCACCTTGTCAGGCTGTCAGCTGGTGGTGGCGGCCTCCAGATCCCCAGGCTCCAGGCCTGGCCCTGCCACTCCCTCCCTATGCGATCGTGGAAGGtttctctcttcccctacccccctacccccccacccgGTACAAATCTGTTGAATATCCTTATGACCCCCgattgagactcagagagaatAAGTCACTTGCTCAAGCTCACACCGCCAAGAGGTGGCAAAGGTGGGTCAGGAACCCGAGGACACTTGACCCCAGAACCACTTCGAGCCACCATGCCGTACGCTGCCTTCCTGTGATCAGTTAGTGAAGTGGGCCCACTGGCAGCGGCGGGGTGAATGGAGGGATAGACCTACTCTGTGGCCACCACTATAGTGGGAACGCTTCTTAACCCCTCCCTGTGGCACCCAGCTCCTGGCCTGCTGCCTGAACGCCGCCTGCATGGCATTGGTGGACGCAGGTGTGCCCATGCGGGCCCTCTTCTGTGGGGTCACCTGTGCTCTGAACTCTGATGGCACCCTCGTGCTGGATCCCACAGCCAAGCAAGAGAAGGTAAGTTTGAAGGCCATGGCTGGTGAACGGCCTTGAGCAGACACTCCTCCCCTGGGCCTCACTTCCCGGAACACTTGTCACGTCAGTCCCATTTGGCAAGTTCGGGTTCATTCATCAGGGCGAGTGCTAGCACCCCAGCTCGGACCCACTTCAGTTAAAAgggaacatattaaaaaaaataaaaaataaaaaaataaaaataaaagggaacatATTGACCTTCGGGACAGAGGGCCTCAGAACAGAGGTCCAGCTGGAGCCAGGGCCTCAAACACCCTGAGGATGCCCTTGTTTTGCTTCTCAGTGTCTGCTGTCTTCTGCATGTTGGTTCCATTTGGTTCCGTTCTCTAGCCAGCCCCTGGCCCAAGGCTATgaccagcctccagaactctagACTTTCCTCACCAGCTCAAGGTCACAGTGCCCTGGGGGTTCCTCCGAGATCCTCACCTGGTACCGTGATGGGTGCATCCTGGCGGGAAAGCAGAACCCACCTGAGGTATTTCAGACAGGAATCCACTGAGGGAACCGGTTATGATAATGTTGGAAGAGTCGAAGGAGCAACCAGGAAGAAGGGCGATACCCAGAGACCAGAAGCCAGTAGGGTGCTCCCACTCCGTGCTCTCAGGAGACACAGTCACAGTGGGTTCTGGGTGCACACAAGGCATCCTGGCTTCGCCCTGGCAGCCGAAGTCCAGAGCCCACTCCGGCCTCTGTGGCCCTGTGGGAACTGCCACAGCCATAGCCCCTGCTCCTGTCAGAGCAAGGACAGGATGCGGTCCTCCCTCCTTCAGCCGCTCCTCCAGATTACTGGTGGCCCCTAACAGgcaaaggagtctgggaaatAGTTTGCCAGCCTCCAGCCTGGGTGGTACAAAGcagggaaggggagcaggggGCTTAGAGGTACCAGCTGATGACTGGCCGTGCGGCTGCCCCTGTTGGAACCATGTGGGTGGAATGAGGGCATGGGGCTTCTGAAGAAGGAAAGGCCAAGAGCGTTGTCCAGGGAAACTGTACACACCTCCACTTGACACATTTGGGAGTGTGGGCTGTGGGAAGGGCAGGTCCCCTCTTGGGGACCAGCTGAGCTTGTGCCTGAGGGGAGAGTCCAGGCATTCCTACCCCTCGTCTCTAGGAGGCCCGGGCCGTCCTGACCTTTGCGCTGGACAGCGTGGAACGGAAGCTGCTAATGTCCACCACCAAGGGGCTCTACTCTGCTGCTGAGGTACCAGTGTGGAGATGGGGTGGAGGCCAGATCCCTCCCTCCTGACGTGAGGTCTTGTCGGGACACCGGGAGGTTGAAGGAGAGCGCCTTTTTACATCCCTTTTGGATGCAGGCACAGAAACCCTTGTGGGAATTTTAAAGGGAAGCCCTAGTCTGGAGAGCAAAGGAGGGGAGGCACCTGAAAGCCCTCCCCTTCCAGCTCAGCTTGCCCCCCAGAATTCCAGCACTCTGGTCTCCAAGAGCGCCTCCAACCTGGGCTTCCTGTGAACCTAGGAATGTGTGGTGGTCGGGATCTGGGGTCCCAGATTCTGCAACTCTCAGGGTGATTTGGCACCATAGGGCCTGTGGCTCAAAAGTTCTAGATCTCCGGTTGGGGCTGTGCCACGTTGAGGCTTCGTCCAGCGGTCAGGATGCCTGGTCCCACCATCCATGCTCCTGGAGCTGCCGGAATCGGACCCCTGAAGCCCTCACCTCTTTCTGTGTCCCCTCTAAGAAAGATCCCACgaaatggggaagaaagaaaggccactgcaggggaggcaggaggtcTGGGGGCTCAGGGAACCAGCTGAGGTCAGGGCAAGCTGTGGGGTCAGCtgggtgggagcagggaggccCCGGCACCAGCagctctctctgcctccagctccagCAGTGCCTGGCCGCCGCCCAGGCCGCCTCACAACACGTCTTCCGCTTCTACCGGGAATCGTTGCAGAGGCGTTACTCCAAGAGCTGAGACAAGCCGGGGCAGGGCGCCCCTCCGCCGTGGCCACAGCCACCGCCACCACCCACTACCTCCGTGGAAAATAAACCAGCAGCTAACCTCGCCTCTCAGTCCCTGTGTGCCCGGATGAGCTCGTGGGCCTGGGGCACAGGACCCCGGCCCCCAAGAAAGCATTTCCGACCTGGGAAAGCCCTTCCTTCCCCAACCCAACCACCAATCTAATACTGGGGTACCTGCTATGTGCAGGCCCTGCCAGGTGCTAGACTCGGGGGTGAATGATGACCCCCCCCAGGTTCAGGAAGCAGTGGGGTGATGGGCAAAGAATATCAGTGTTTATCAGGTGGTGGTAAATGCTATGAATAAAGCAGGGAAGAGGGGTTTGAGGagggtgaatttttaaaagggatGCCCAGGGGATGGAGGCATCCAAGGGAAGCCCCGGAGGAGGCCTATGGAAGGTGGTGAGGCTCCAGTGTGGCTCTagtggctggagcagagcaggTGGGGACCTGAGAGGGAAGAGCTGGGTCAGGGGGGGAATGGGCACAGCGGCAGGGCCTTGTGGGTCTTGGCATCCTGTCTTAACGTGAAAAAAGCTCAGGTCAGTCAGCTGCTGGAGGTACCAGCTAGTTGGTGATGGAGCAGGGGTTCTGCTCAGAGGCCAGCCCCAGAGCCTTTCAGTGTTCAGACCAGCCCGAGAGATACCAGGACACCCAGGACCACAGCTCCCCATCTGTAGCCAGAGGTGGCCGAGGCCCATGGTCTCTCATGGGTGTAGCACCCCCTAAGGTGTGTGAAAATATAGGGGGCTAGTCAACATTGGTCTGCTGTGGTCCCCGCCCCCGTATCTAGTGGGCGGGAGCCAAGAAGGCAAGAGCATCCCATGAGGAGGGACTGTCCCACAGCTGGGCCACATGGTCACCAGATTCCATGGGGCACTGACATTGGGGGTTTACAGTGAAAATTATATGTCTGGCGGGCCCTCTGCTGCGTGCTTCACATGCTTGAACTAGTTCACACAGTTCCCACAATTGCCCCCTTGGAGCCTGTGTCATTTTCGTCCCCAGTAACCAAGAAGGAAAAAGCATCAAAGTCTTCAGCTTGAAATTGTGCTCCGTGAGACTCAGGAGAACGCCAGGTGGGAGAGCGTTTTCTTCTAGGAAGATCCACCGGAATGGCATTAAACAGTGAGAAAACCAAACCGCCCGTCCTGCCATTACTCGGTCACCCACCCGGCCGGCTCAGTGGGCGCTCAGGTCTGCTCCTGGCCTGGCCCTGTGATTCCCACAGGGGTGCCTAAGCTCCTGgggccatccccccaccccaaggcagCACAGAAGGAGGCCCAAGAGATGGAGGGATCAGACCGTTTCACACCAGCCCCAGAGTCCAGTTCTGCCTCCGGCTCCTTCCCGTTTGTTGCTGTTGAGTGGAGTTTCTGCCTCTTGCTGCGGAAGGAGCTCAGGGGGGAGCCCATTCGGCCTTCCCCAAAGCTCCCAGGGGCAGAGAAGGGGGGGTAAGGGGGGGGGCTCAAAGAGCTGTCTCTTGGGCCGAGGTGAGGAGTAAGCCCTTGGGCCCAGCGCTTATTTACTCCAGGGCTACACTGGGGAGAGTAGTCTGCAAGCTGGGGAGCCCTCTTCCCCTCTGAGGCCTCGGGGAGCACCCCGGGGACGGCCCCTCCCcggtctccccccacccccagtacaacacacacacagctttGGCTGCGAGAGCGTCTGGAGTTTAATCTCACGCCGCGGCCGGGAAGGGGGGGCTTGCGGCCGCCTCCCCCGGGCTGCTCCACGTCGCCCGCCGACGCCCCGGCTCCCGGGCCCTGATTCGCAGCGGGGGCGCAGGGGCAGCTAGGGCGGCTCTCGGGAGGCCAGGTAGGCGGCCAGGGTCACCAGGGCGGCCGCATAGGTGCACACGCCCAGCCCGACGGCGAGGACCCCCAGCAGGAAGGCGCGGCGGGAGGCGGCCCCTGCGCCCTGGACGTCCCCCTTGGCCCAAGCCTTGTTGGTCTGTGGAGGCGTGGGCAGCGGTGACTCAGGCAGCCCCCGTCCCGTCCCACCGGCGCccgcagcccccccccacccgcgGACGCATTCATAGATTCCAAAGACTGGGGGCGGCCCCTGCGGGTCAGACAGCTGGGGacaggggagcccaggtggctaaTAAAAGTACCCACCTATTACCCTGTGCCCCTGCTCTAACTCATTTGAGCCCCACGATGACCCAGAGGTGGGGATTATTCCCGTTTCACAGACGACGAAaaagaggcacagggaggttaagTGGCTCGCCCCCAAAATCTTAGTGTGCCGCCCCTGGGACTTGGGCTCAGGTTCCTAACCACCACTCGGGGCTTTCACTGTGAAACGCTCGGTTTACCCTTCCACGTTTCTGTACACGTCCTTCTCCCCACTTTGCCCACCCCACCCACGCATTGCACCTCTGTTTTGTTCGGAAGGCACTTTCCCCTTATATCCAGCCCGCTCCCAGCCCCACCCACGACTGACCTTCTGGGCCAGGCAGAAGGCAGCGATGCCCACAGGCCAGAAACAGCAGAGCATGGAGAAGACAGCCAAGCCGAGGTGGTCGTGGGGTAGGAGCGGGGAGAGAAGGCTGCCCCCATCGCAGTCCGAATCACTGTCGCTGGATGATGCATCCTATGCGTAGGATAAAGGGCCTGCGTGGGCACCACCAcccaccttccctgcccccctgctctgctccccatAGCCCCCAAAGACCAATACCAGGGCCTCCCCGGAAACACCCAAGAGAGGAAAGTGTTCCAGGAAACTGGCTCTTAACTTTCTACACCCTGGATCCCTTTGAGGGGAAGCTCTGTACCCTGTCTCCAAAGAACCCCACCCACACCCAAAGTTTTATGTGCAATTCCAAAGACTTCACAGGTCCCCTCACGGATACTGCAATTGAAGAATTAAAAGCCCCCAAACTGGAGGCAGACACTAATCGGGACAGGAACAGGCAAAAAGTTGGAGATCAAGAGAGCTCTGGTGGCCTACGTTACTAGGACAAACCTGCCAGCTGAAAACGATaaattctagattaaaaaaaaaaatggtatagctttgggacgcctgggtggctcagtggttaagcatctaccttcagcccagggtgtgatcctggagtcctgggatcaggacccatgtcgggcttcctgtggggagcctgcttctccctctgcctatgtctctgcctttctctctgtctctcatgaataaataaaatctttaaaaaaaaatggtattgctttttgttttaatcttgtATTAAATAGCTCCCAAGATTAAGgccaaaactgaaaataaaaacaaagttagcAGAGAGGTCAAATGAACGGAGAAGGCCTCTTTTGCCCTGCAGCCGAGTGTcaatcccagaagaaaaaaaaaaaaaaaacacctttcagTCAACCCGTGAACTAGATTCAAAGTGATCTCTAACTGGTAGTGCCCCCAGGCAGCTGACAGAAGCAAACCAAACCCTCTCTGCAGAAAGGTGTGTACCTTCCGTCTAGGCCTCAAAATAATCTTTCCTGAAAATAGCTTTTCAAACATGATGACCAGCATACAGTCCAAAGATAACCAGGCACACAACAAACCCTAAAGAGCAGAAATAATAAGGCCCCCAACATCTTCAAAGAATGGAATCATCAGACACATACAATGTCAAAGTGACGCTAACTGCCACCACGACGCAGACCGCGTTTCCAAAAATGACCACCACCGTCTCCCATCCCACATGCTCTTCTTATAGTGTGAGTGATACTCTTCCCACCAAGGGCTGAGGTCTTTGTCCCCTCTCCTTGAGACCGGGCAGGCTGTGA contains:
- the EXOSC5 gene encoding exosome complex component RRP46; amino-acid sequence: MEGALPADAKTCAESGTESGPRGPGCSLRHFACEQNLLSRPDGSASFLQGDTSVLAGVYGPAEVKVSKEIFNKATLEVILRPKIGLPGVAEKSRERLIRNTCEAVVLGTLHPRTSITVVLQVVSDAGSLLACCLNAACMALVDAGVPMRALFCGVTCALNSDGTLVLDPTAKQEKEARAVLTFALDSVERKLLMSTTKGLYSAAELQQCLAAAQAASQHVFRFYRESLQRRYSKS
- the TMEM91 gene encoding transmembrane protein 91, which encodes MDNPSLRELQQPLLAGVGCGPPLQKPGEPQLGPPFRETAFAESLRGWQFLPPPVPSVSAGLGELGPPDLEDASSSDSDSDCDGGSLLSPLLPHDHLGLAVFSMLCCFWPVGIAAFCLAQKTNKAWAKGDVQGAGAASRRAFLLGVLAVGLGVCTYAAALVTLAAYLASREPP